A single region of the Triticum dicoccoides isolate Atlit2015 ecotype Zavitan chromosome 2B, WEW_v2.0, whole genome shotgun sequence genome encodes:
- the LOC119364313 gene encoding ATP-dependent DNA helicase Q-like 4A isoform X4, with protein sequence MQGSNKLNAGSSCNDKPPKVNWPHHANAIQSSLSKDDFLSSSFLFSLPTQRANPEANCNTMLSLRSAACKIQGPERLRVPWIEKAWRSVCNTQVTCKNYLRPGLSAKVKDCGREFSPIYATNSSYNANKLDNVPKSTIPSQESLHRRTESGILEQNSSHRLASTCTTVYQSNHVVGTTYQSSFARTDAMSCQTVPVADNMCADDKLDAMDDDEILASIDVDRIVMEHYEATNTPRGLASRQMSTPSGNKCNFTGSDDNSLPQELSEICSHGYKLAFCPEPNYHLQGMKDQLIAVSNKLLDGSGELNPQHSEELRQQRAHLNKQIQILGDYMARPTQDDERQRSHSMASTTAAEGHHPPMTPSTFVDNNRSQSQFYDMNAPWDGGSCYTPAPCTYMDSNIPLTSVQRDYTRRNIDISFTDGSGDKKWSSTDFPWTKELEVHNKRVFGNRSFRPNQREIINATMNGSDVFVLMPTGGGKSLTYQLPALIDEGITLVVCPLVSLIQDQIMHLSQANIPATYLSANLEWTEQQRILRDLMSPASTCNYKLLYVTPEKIAKSDALLRQLEILYSRGYLSRIVIDEAHCVSQWGHDFRPDYQHLGLLKQKFPETPVLALTATATASVKEDVVQALGLANCVVFKQSFNRPNLRYIVMPKTKKCLEDIDCFIRQNHPKECGIIYCLSRMDCEKVAEKLREYGHQASHYHGNMEPSDRAAVQRLWSMDKINIICATVAFGMGINKPDVRFVIHHSLPKSIEGYHQECGRAGRDGQRSSCVLYYNYSDYIRVKHMITQGSAEQGRSSSSSSHGQALATHKENLLCMVSYCENDVDCRRLLQLIHFGETFDPSHCSKTCDNCKKGLRWIEKDVTNIAKQLVELVLTTRQSCSSSHILEVYRGSLNQNVKKNRHDNLPLHGAGKNLAKGEAARVLRHLVTEGILTEDVKKSDTYGSVSSVLKANQVKVGGLRSGNQIVLKFPTADKAPKMGKLDESSISQVNKTVQRQSEMDENFSSLLYETLRILRSQIAEGTAGCGVHHIFKNETLKEISTRIPRTKEELLEINGIG encoded by the exons ATGCAAGGAAGCAACAAGCTGAACGCTGGCTCCAGCTGCAATGACAAGCCTCCAAAAGTCAATTGGCCACATCATGCAAATGCTatacaaagctcccttagcaaagaTGACTTTCTGAGTTCAAGCTTTCTGTTCTCTTTACCAACACAAAGGGCAAATCCAGAAGCGAACTGCAATACAATGCTTTCTTTAAG GTCCGCTGCTTGTAAAATTCAAGGCCCAGAACGCCTTCGAGTTCCATGGATCGAGAAG GCCTGGCGTTCTGTGTGTAACACCCAGGTGACCTGTAAGAATTATTTAAGACCTGGTTTATCTGCAAAGGTGAAAGATTGTGGCAGGGAATTTTCTCCTATTTATGCAACAAATTCTTCATATAATGCCAACAAATTGGATAATGTGCCGAAAAGTACAATTCCCTCTCAGGAAAGTCTGCATCGCCGCACTGAAAGTGGTATCCTGGAGCAAAATAGCAGCCATCGGCTGGCAAGCACCTGTACAACGGTTTACCAGAGCAACCATGTGGTTGGAACAACATATCAGAGCAGTTTTGCCAGAACTGATGCTATGTCATGCCAGACTGTTCCTGTTGCTGATAACATGTGTGCTGATGATAAGTTAGAtgccatggatgatgacgagattcTGGCG AGTATTGATGTGGACCGCATAGTTATGGAGCATTATGAAGCAACAAATACACCGAGAGGGTTAGCATCCCGGCAAATGTCAACTCCATCAGGAAACAAGTGTAACTTCACAGGTTCAGATGATAATAGTTTACCACAAGAACTCTCTGAAATTTGTAGTCATGGTTACAAG CTAGCTTTTTGCCCAGAGCCGAATTATCATTTGCAAGGGATGAAGGATCAGTTGATTGCAGTATCCAATAAACTTCTTGATGGTTCTGGAGAACTCAATCCTCAACATTCTGAAGAGCTTCGTCAACAGCG TGCACATCTAAATAAACAGATCCAGATACTTGGGGATTATATGGCGAGGCCAACCCAAGACGATGAGCGGCAGAGATCACACTCTATGGCCTCCACAACAGCTGCAGAAGGGCATCACCCCCCTATGACCCCAAGCACTTTTGTGGACAATAATAGATCCCAATCTCAGTTTTATGATATGAATGCACCCTGGGACGGTGGTTCATGCTATACTCCTGCTCCATGTACCTACATGGATAGTAACATACCGTTAACATCGGTGCAGAGAGATTACACCCGTAGAAATATAGATATTAGCTTCACCGACGGTTCTGGCGATAAGAAGTGGAGCAGCACAGATTTTCCATGGACCAAGGAACTTGAG GTCCACAACAAGAGAGTGTTTGGAAACCGTTCTTTCCGCCCAAATCAGCGAGAAATAATTAATGCCACAATGAATGGTAGTGATGTTTTTGTTTTGATGCCAACTGGGGGTGGAAAGAGTTTGACCTACCAG CTTCCAGCTCTCATTGATGAGGGCATAACGCTAGTAGTTTGTCCTCTTGTTTCACTCATCCAGGACCAGATCATGCATTTATCACAG GCAAATATTCCTGCAACTTACCTCAGTGCCAACTTGGAATGGACAGAGCAGCAGAGAATATTAAGAGATCTAATGTCTCCTGCATCTACATGCAACTATAAGCTACTATATGTTACTCCAGAAAAAATAGCTAA GAGTGATGCTCTACTGAGACAATTGGAAATTTTATATTCACGAGGTTATCTTTCAAGAATTGTTATTGATGAAGCTCATTGTGTAAGCCAGTGGGGCCATGATTTCCGACCTGATTACCAG CATTTAGGTCTCTTAAAACAAAAGTTCCCAGAGACACCAGTCCTGGCCTTGACTGCAACAGCAACTGCGAGTGTTAAGGAAGATGTTGTGCAAGCTCTAGGCCTCGCAAACTGTGTTGTTTTCAAACAGAGTTTTAATCGTCCCAATCTGAG GTATATTGTGATGCCCAAGACAAAGAAATGTCTCGAGGATATAGATTGCTTTATCCGTCAAAATCATCCTAAAGAATGCGGCATCATATATTGCCTTTCAAGAATGGACTGTGAAAAAGTGGCCGAAAAACTGAGG GAATATGGGCACCAAGCATCACATTATCATGGTAACATGGAGCCTTCTGATAGAGCAGCTGTTCAGAGGCTATGGAGTATGGATAAGATAAACATAATCTGTGCCACAGTTGCATTTGGGATGG GTATCAATAAACCCGATGTCCGTTTTGTTATTCATCATTCCCTTCCCAAATCAATTGAAGGGTACCATCAG GAGTGTGGACGTGCTGGTAGAGATGGACAACGCTCATCTTGTGTGCTGTATTATAACTATTCTGACTAT ATTCGTGTCAAACACATGATTACACAAGGATCTGCAGAGCAAGGAAGATCAAGCTCTTCGTCCTCACATGGGCAAGCACTTGCAACACACAAGGAGAATCTCTTGTGCATG GTTAGTTACTGCGAAAATGATGTGGATTGCAGACGTTTACTACAACTGATCCACTTTGGAGAGACATTTGATCCATCACATTGTTCAAAAACATGTGATAATTGCAAGAAAGGATTGAGATGGATTGAGAAAGATGTGACCAATATTGCTAAGCAATTG GTTGAGCTGGTCTTGACGACAAGGCAGTCATGTTCGAGTTCTCATATTCTTGAAGTTTACAGGGGTTCCTTAAACCAAAAT GTCAAGAAGAACCGTCATGATAATTTGCCTCTTCATGGGGCTGGGAAGAATCTAGCTAAAGGCGAGGCAGCAAGAGTACTGCGGCATCTAGTAACTGAGGGAATACTTACCGAGGATGTCAAAAAGAGTGATACGTATGGATCAGTATCATCTGTTTTAAAG GCGAATCAGGTTAAAGTTGGTGGTCTTCGCTCTGGCAATCAGATCGTCCTTAA GTTTCCCACTGCTGACAAAGCCCCGAAGATGGGGAAACTTGATGAATCGTCAATCTCACAAGTCAATAAGACTGTTCAACGGCAGAGTGAAATGGACGAG